A window of Leopardus geoffroyi isolate Oge1 chromosome D3 unlocalized genomic scaffold, O.geoffroyi_Oge1_pat1.0 chrD3_random_Un_scaffold_64, whole genome shotgun sequence contains these coding sequences:
- the LHFPL7 gene encoding transmembrane protein 211 produces the protein MAGSVWASLGLSLACISALSLCSPVWFQTPTFSFGVLTYCSWPQGNGWNQSCGTFRSLDDIPDFAWKVSAAILLGGWLLSAFSAVLLLSWALAPKGLCLRRGSGPMPGVQAAAATATIAGLLVFPISLDSPFAKEACRTSSVYCSGQCQLGWGYVTAIFSAVLASFLPMIGWPHMTQVQGRTILFSSDTEKSILMPEMNK, from the exons ATGGCGGGCAGTGTGTGGGCATCCCTGGGACTCTCCCTTGCCTGCATCTCAGCCCTCAGCCTCTGCTCTCCCGTCTGGTTCCAGACCCCCACCTTCTCCTTTGGCGTCCTCACCTACTGCTCCTGGCCTCAGGGTAACGGCTGGAACCAGAGCTGTGGAACCTTCAGGTCCCTGGACGACATTCCTGACTTTGCCTGGAAG GTCTCAGCTGCAATTCTCCTTGGGGGATGGCTCTTGTCGGCCTTCAGTGCAGTTCTCCTCCTATCCTGGGCCCTGGCCCCGAAAGGGCTGTGTCTCAGAAGGGGCAGTGGCCCAATGCCAGGGGTGCAGGCAGCTGCAG CCACTGCCACCATTGCGGGCCTGCTGGTTTTCCCTATCAGCCTGGACTCCCCATTCGCCAAGGAAGCCTGTAGAACCTCCTCGGTGTACTGCAGTGGCCAGTGCCAGCTGGGCTGGGGCTATGTGACTGCTATCTTCAGCGCAGTCCTGGCTAGCTTTCTGCCTATGATTGGGTGGCCCCACATGACTCAGGTCCAGGGGAGGACCATCCTCTTCTCCAGTGACACTGAGAAAAGCATCCTCATgccagaaatgaacaaataa